The Camelina sativa cultivar DH55 chromosome 16, Cs, whole genome shotgun sequence sequence CCGCGCTCTTTGTGTTCTTAGTCAGTCTTTGATAAGCTCTTGTGTAACTCTGTTGAAGATCCGATGTATCAAAAACTCTTTCGACTAAATCCCTCTAAACAACACGGAACGAAGTAGCTATCCTCTTCAGATCCTTGTAGTATCTCTTCCATTGAAGCCCTGTAGCATCAAAACATAAAAGCTATCAAATCTTATGTGTAAAAATAACCAATATGTGTCATAGAAGCTCTGACTGAAAGATATATTTTGCTTTTACCGTTTCCGGTGACACTAAACAAGTAAAGGCGGTTTCCGGCAGCTGTTGCAGTGATCAGTACATGAGGCGGCTCTAGCTCGAATTGGTAATAGAGTCTACCTTCGTGTTCTGCTACATTTGAACTCAACACTTTCCCTTCTACGTTTTCTCCGATCACTTCTGGTCCAAACGCGTTAATCACCTTCGCTGGAGGTCCAATATTCTCAATCTTAACATCGTCCCCGAGGTCTGTCAAACAATATATGTAATCAGTAGAACACAAAAAGAATTAATCTACGATTACAACTAGACAAGATAGCATTGCCTATAACTTCAATTTGTTGATGAATCATCTTCAATGGCAGAGAGACAACTTACTATCTGCAAATCTTAGAACAGGGGCTACGATAACAGACACGCGGCCTTCTTTAGGGTTAGCAAATCTCAAGTCAATCTCTGTGCCACCAAGATCAGCGATCGATACAGGTACCTAAATTGATATAACAATGAGAAAAGAATCTCAAAATATGACTAACACTGCAACAAACCATAAACAAAGAGCCAAGGGACCAAACCTCATTCCAATCTTGAGGAACCGTAAAGGCGTAAGGGATAATAGGACTCCAGCCAACACCATGTCCTCCTGACTTCTCGTCTGGTCTACGGTATGTTCTCCAACCTGTCTGATCATTACAAATTACATTACACCAACAAAATCTTCAACTACTAGTGTGTATTAAAAGCCTAAAGGTTTATGAATCTATGATCCAAATCGTAACATcctcaagaagaagagagaacagAGTGAAACGAACCTTGATCATCAGGTTCGGAAAGACCAGGAACCCTGCCGGCAAGAAGACCCTGTTTCACGACAGCCAATCCTTCCCCTGGAAACGCTAAAGCCGTAGAAGAGGCTAAAGAGAAACCAGACGCCATTAACGATCTTCTACTCAAAGCCGTAGTAGCGCACCTCTCGTCTCTCTTACTCTGAGTCTCACCACCATCGACTCTGCGGTGAGCGGAGATTTTCTTGTGGTAGGGATGAATGGAAAAAC is a genomic window containing:
- the LOC104751605 gene encoding psbP domain-containing protein 4, chloroplastic; the encoded protein is METALLRYCCVSFSIHPYHKKISAHRRVDGGETQSKRDERCATTALSRRSLMASGFSLASSTALAFPGEGLAVVKQGLLAGRVPGLSEPDDQGWRTYRRPDEKSGGHGVGWSPIIPYAFTVPQDWNEVPVSIADLGGTEIDLRFANPKEGRVSVIVAPVLRFADNLGDDVKIENIGPPAKVINAFGPEVIGENVEGKVLSSNVAEHEGRLYYQFELEPPHVLITATAAGNRLYLFSVTGNGLQWKRYYKDLKRIATSFRVV